A window of Pirellula sp. SH-Sr6A contains these coding sequences:
- a CDS encoding twin-arginine translocase TatA/TatE family subunit, with protein MFPLAFLPSVGTQELLIILVVAMLLFGSAKLPTLMRNLGRSATEFKKGMRDDDSEPSSDTASKPSA; from the coding sequence ATGTTCCCCCTCGCATTTCTACCCTCGGTCGGAACTCAGGAACTTTTGATCATTTTGGTCGTCGCGATGCTCCTGTTCGGTAGCGCGAAGCTTCCTACTTTGATGAGAAACTTGGGACGCAGTGCGACCGAGTTCAAGAAGGGGATGCGGGACGATGATTCCGAGCCATCCTCCGATACCGCTTCCAAGCCATCCGCCTAA
- a CDS encoding twin-arginine translocase TatA/TatE family subunit, protein MNSIPFAIIGGIGSSEMVMLGIVALMLFGSRLPEVARNLGGTYRNLRRSVDDFKKEFEAADPVEPRYIPAAMKEDEEGLQTDAPKFTPPPSS, encoded by the coding sequence ATGAATTCAATTCCATTCGCGATCATCGGTGGCATTGGCAGCTCCGAGATGGTGATGCTGGGAATCGTCGCGTTGATGTTGTTTGGGTCGAGACTTCCGGAGGTGGCCCGCAACCTGGGAGGGACTTATCGAAACCTTCGTCGCAGTGTCGACGATTTTAAGAAAGAGTTCGAAGCGGCTGATCCCGTCGAACCTCGATATATTCCGGCAGCCATGAAAGAGGATGAAGAGGGTCTTCAGACAGACGCTCCCAAGTTCACTCCACCGCCTTCTTCGTAA
- a CDS encoding ATP-binding cassette domain-containing protein — MAIIEIRNLSKSYRVYQKREGLGQALRGLFHREYKTVEAVRNVSLQVEPGEFVAFLGPNGAGKTTTLKLLSGVIYPTSGEASVMGFVPWQRNLEYRRRFALVMGQKNQLWWDLPAQESFRLHQQIYNIDDASFRRTRDELTDLLEVGELLGRPVRELSLGERMKMELIAALLHSPEVLFLDEPTIGLDVIAQHKIQQFLKHYQEERKITVLLTSHYMKDVAALCKRVVVIAQGTVQYDGSLEGIVEDFSTNKIITLELADGVSPEGLERLGTIEKIVMPRVSLRCNRSEVSQVLSGILNNYKIHDMAVADPPLEEVIAKLFAHVSGPHAPSHLPSNEVKS, encoded by the coding sequence ATGGCCATCATCGAAATTCGCAACTTGTCAAAATCGTATCGCGTCTACCAAAAGAGAGAAGGGCTTGGGCAGGCTCTCCGCGGGCTCTTTCATCGCGAGTACAAGACCGTGGAAGCGGTCCGCAATGTTAGCTTGCAAGTGGAGCCAGGCGAGTTCGTCGCATTTCTCGGCCCCAACGGAGCGGGTAAGACGACAACCCTCAAGCTCCTATCCGGAGTGATCTACCCCACTTCGGGCGAGGCCAGCGTCATGGGTTTTGTACCTTGGCAACGTAACCTCGAGTATCGCCGACGGTTCGCGCTGGTCATGGGACAAAAGAATCAGCTGTGGTGGGATCTTCCCGCTCAAGAGTCCTTTCGACTGCACCAGCAGATCTATAACATCGACGATGCGAGCTTTCGACGAACCAGGGATGAATTGACAGACTTGCTCGAAGTCGGCGAATTGTTAGGTCGCCCCGTTCGAGAGCTTTCTCTGGGCGAACGGATGAAGATGGAGCTCATCGCCGCCTTACTGCACAGTCCGGAAGTCCTCTTTTTGGATGAACCGACAATCGGGCTGGATGTTATCGCGCAGCACAAAATCCAACAGTTTCTCAAGCACTACCAGGAAGAGAGAAAAATCACGGTCTTGCTTACCAGCCACTACATGAAGGATGTGGCTGCACTTTGCAAGCGTGTCGTGGTTATCGCGCAGGGGACCGTGCAATACGATGGTTCCCTCGAAGGTATCGTCGAGGATTTTTCTACGAACAAGATCATCACGCTCGAGCTAGCCGATGGCGTATCGCCCGAAGGTTTGGAGCGATTGGGAACGATTGAGAAGATTGTGATGCCGAGGGTTTCGCTCCGTTGCAATCGCAGCGAAGTCTCCCAGGTATTATCTGGGATTCTCAACAACTACAAGATTCACGACATGGCTGTCGCGGATCCTCCGCTCGAGGAAGTCATCGCTAAACTTTTCGCACACGTTTCCGGCCCTCATGCACCGTCGCACCTCCCATCGAACGAGGTGAAGTCATGA
- the mutY gene encoding A/G-specific adenine glycosylase: MKTWTAEELQQLRKRMKVWFSKQGRSLPWRETHDPYAIWVSEIMLQQTQVATVIPYFHRFLDAFPTVTALADAPEERVLLHWAGLGYYRRAKQLHAASKVIRDQWEGCFPRDYDAILALPGIGRYTAGAISSFAYDMRAPIVEANTQRLYARLLRLRGQLTERTIQNHLWKFASDILPERSGSGRLNQAVMELGSQVCTPKAPLCHECPLQSLCPTYAHSEQSEIPSPKPSKVYEDKVEVALLVRDEGCRYLLRRCQAGERWAGLWDFPRFDVTSAQSEDELMTSASRQFSDRFGASVCLSDEAMQIKHGVTRYRISLRCFHASVEGSNGNPLEPLRGEDSPDAVWCSVHRLTEVPLSSTGKRIAKHLAGLQR, translated from the coding sequence ATGAAGACTTGGACGGCTGAAGAGCTACAGCAACTGCGCAAGCGAATGAAAGTTTGGTTCTCGAAACAGGGGCGATCGCTCCCCTGGCGGGAAACGCACGACCCATATGCGATTTGGGTGAGCGAGATCATGTTGCAACAGACGCAAGTAGCGACGGTGATCCCCTATTTCCATCGATTCTTAGACGCCTTTCCTACAGTGACTGCCCTGGCGGACGCTCCTGAGGAACGGGTTCTGTTGCACTGGGCTGGGTTGGGCTACTACCGACGTGCAAAGCAACTGCATGCTGCCTCTAAGGTCATTCGGGACCAATGGGAAGGTTGCTTTCCTCGAGACTACGATGCGATCCTCGCGCTTCCCGGGATAGGACGCTACACGGCGGGAGCTATCTCTTCGTTCGCGTACGATATGCGAGCACCCATCGTGGAGGCAAACACTCAAAGGCTTTATGCGAGATTGCTTCGGCTGCGAGGGCAGCTCACGGAGCGAACGATTCAGAACCATCTCTGGAAATTTGCGTCCGACATCCTGCCGGAGCGATCTGGGAGCGGCAGGCTAAACCAAGCGGTCATGGAGCTCGGTTCGCAGGTCTGCACACCGAAGGCCCCGTTATGTCACGAATGCCCATTGCAAAGCCTCTGTCCCACCTATGCGCACTCGGAGCAGTCCGAGATACCGTCTCCAAAGCCATCGAAGGTTTATGAAGACAAAGTGGAAGTCGCGCTTCTGGTCCGAGACGAAGGTTGCCGTTATTTGCTGCGACGCTGTCAAGCAGGAGAGCGGTGGGCTGGATTATGGGACTTCCCAAGATTCGATGTGACGAGTGCTCAAAGCGAAGACGAACTGATGACCTCCGCGTCCCGACAGTTTTCAGACCGCTTTGGCGCATCTGTTTGTTTGTCCGATGAGGCGATGCAGATCAAGCATGGGGTAACTCGATACCGGATTTCGCTCCGTTGTTTCCACGCTTCGGTGGAGGGCTCAAACGGCAATCCATTAGAGCCATTGCGTGGAGAGGATAGTCCGGATGCCGTTTGGTGTTCGGTACATCGCTTGACCGAAGTGCCCTTGAGCTCCACGGGAAAGAGGATCGCCAAACACCTGGCGGGGTTGCAGCGATAG
- a CDS encoding PstS family phosphate ABC transporter substrate-binding protein, with amino-acid sequence MRVAFVCSLLISMVSGSGVASAQTRATPASNPVAVQPSGVATTSVPAAPDSQHLALMSLLECLELYHPSKDLQGAAKLSGSTTMMLLGKAWADRFRNFHTKVEFTRGPDGTDAGIKALAEDPSLIVGASRPISEQEIATLKAGKCKEPMSVIVALDPLALYVHESNPLAAVTPEQLEGILRAPAQKGVHYATWGELGVTGALADQPIRIHARSEIAGTTAFIKQFLLRGENVAKEVGSHMSSQAVCEAIAKDTAAVGIAGFGDAVPGVRTVALSLRGTIVPANEQSFLSGQYPLVRPLVLVFDKAQMKTDGGLRESMLRYILSRDGQMEAIRAGFFPLDPSFIHKELDEICGTQMR; translated from the coding sequence ATGCGCGTCGCATTTGTTTGCAGTCTTTTGATTTCTATGGTGAGTGGGAGCGGTGTCGCTTCGGCTCAAACCCGTGCAACTCCCGCTAGCAATCCCGTTGCCGTTCAGCCCAGCGGTGTAGCCACGACGAGTGTTCCGGCAGCCCCGGACTCCCAGCACCTGGCCCTCATGTCGCTGCTGGAGTGTCTAGAGCTTTATCATCCCTCCAAGGACTTGCAGGGGGCAGCAAAGCTCAGTGGCTCGACCACTATGATGTTGCTCGGTAAAGCTTGGGCCGATCGCTTTCGAAACTTCCATACCAAGGTCGAATTCACACGCGGGCCCGACGGTACCGATGCCGGCATCAAAGCGCTCGCAGAAGACCCGAGCTTGATCGTCGGCGCGAGTCGCCCGATCTCCGAGCAAGAAATAGCAACACTCAAAGCGGGTAAATGCAAGGAACCGATGAGCGTGATCGTCGCGCTCGATCCGCTCGCGTTGTATGTGCACGAATCCAACCCGCTCGCAGCCGTTACCCCGGAGCAACTCGAGGGCATTTTGAGAGCTCCTGCCCAAAAGGGCGTCCATTATGCGACTTGGGGGGAATTGGGTGTGACGGGTGCTCTGGCAGATCAGCCGATTCGCATCCACGCTCGCAGCGAAATCGCTGGCACCACCGCGTTTATCAAGCAGTTCCTATTGCGAGGAGAAAACGTGGCCAAAGAAGTGGGCTCGCACATGTCCAGCCAAGCGGTCTGTGAAGCCATCGCTAAGGACACAGCGGCTGTCGGAATCGCTGGATTTGGCGATGCGGTACCCGGGGTACGAACCGTGGCTCTCTCCCTGAGAGGGACTATTGTTCCAGCGAATGAACAAAGCTTTTTGAGCGGCCAGTACCCGTTGGTCCGACCATTGGTTCTGGTCTTTGACAAGGCGCAAATGAAAACCGATGGCGGATTGCGCGAGTCGATGCTTCGCTACATCCTCAGTCGCGACGGGCAGATGGAAGCGATCCGAGCGGGCTTCTTTCCGTTGGATCCATCGTTCATTCACAAAGAGTTGGATGAGATCTGCGGAACGCAGATGCGATAA
- the queC gene encoding 7-cyano-7-deazaguanine synthase QueC yields MKNLKKPAVVLLSGGLDSATCMALAREQGFSLYAISFRYGQRHRVELEKAQAVASAFQAEKHVILDIDLGKLGGSALTDVSIDVPKHESVDEIGEDIPLTYVPARNTVFLSYALAWAEVLQSNDIFVGVNALDYSGYPDCRPEYIQAFETMANLATKRAVEGDRLTIHAPLIHWSKEEIVRKGLELGVDYSLTSSCYDPLPGGFACGHCDSCLLRERGFRLNGMQDPARQPL; encoded by the coding sequence ATGAAGAATTTAAAGAAACCCGCGGTGGTTCTGTTGAGCGGTGGCCTCGATTCGGCCACCTGCATGGCTCTCGCACGCGAGCAAGGTTTCTCGTTGTACGCAATCAGTTTCCGATACGGCCAACGGCATCGGGTGGAGCTGGAAAAGGCCCAGGCGGTCGCCAGCGCTTTCCAAGCCGAGAAGCATGTGATTCTCGATATAGATCTTGGCAAGCTGGGTGGGAGCGCGTTGACCGATGTCTCGATCGATGTACCGAAACATGAATCGGTGGACGAAATCGGCGAGGATATTCCACTTACCTATGTTCCTGCTCGCAACACCGTCTTTTTGTCTTACGCACTCGCTTGGGCCGAAGTCCTTCAGTCCAATGACATCTTCGTCGGCGTGAATGCCCTGGATTACAGCGGTTACCCCGATTGCCGGCCGGAGTATATCCAAGCCTTCGAGACGATGGCGAATCTGGCGACGAAGCGGGCGGTGGAGGGAGATCGCCTGACGATTCATGCACCATTGATCCATTGGTCGAAAGAGGAGATCGTTCGCAAAGGCTTGGAGCTGGGCGTAGATTATTCCCTCACATCATCCTGTTACGATCCGTTGCCGGGCGGATTCGCTTGCGGGCACTGCGATTCCTGCCTTCTTCGCGAAAGAGGCTTTCGGCTCAATGGAATGCAGGATCCGGCTCGACAGCCCTTGTAG
- a CDS encoding YbaY family lipoprotein → MNKLIAFGVGIALLVSGEHVSAQSSTWVDMLSGALPRSTFPTPSTTQPSASSTGNWGAPSYAGGYLNTRRDWKLGVGIQNNEVGAIVTTVAPGSAAQQVGLGVNDVVVAAGPSRLGLVDGRVIELAEEIKRYADSYGRINLLIMDSRTRSLRSVTANLTSNSSALSGSIAIRDNMNLPAGAYLNVQLKNITRPFYEVGGGSTTVAVQGFGPFAYELNVDPRYVSPSDQYQLIATITYGAQILYQLNNPPTLNASSLGQNYNLVLDRSGGISTAGSSVSAAYPPSFGGSSEAISKLFLQYLGRAPSSAELVGWQGYLSQGNSLDALKVGILSSIKYREMFRGDDAAYVQSLVTALVNRTPNQQELSFWLGRLQATGSAETVAREILDQRR, encoded by the coding sequence ATGAATAAGCTGATTGCATTTGGGGTAGGAATCGCTTTGCTCGTTTCCGGTGAGCATGTTTCCGCCCAATCGTCCACATGGGTTGATATGCTTTCCGGGGCTTTGCCTCGGTCCACCTTTCCCACTCCGAGTACCACCCAGCCCTCCGCGTCAAGCACCGGAAATTGGGGAGCCCCTTCGTATGCGGGTGGGTACCTCAACACGCGACGTGATTGGAAGTTGGGGGTGGGTATCCAGAACAACGAGGTCGGGGCGATTGTAACGACCGTAGCGCCTGGGAGCGCGGCACAGCAAGTCGGGCTTGGGGTGAACGATGTGGTGGTCGCTGCCGGTCCTTCCCGATTGGGACTGGTCGATGGCAGAGTGATCGAGCTCGCCGAAGAGATCAAACGGTACGCGGATTCCTATGGTCGTATCAATCTCTTGATCATGGATTCACGAACACGAAGCTTGCGCAGCGTCACGGCGAACTTGACATCCAACTCCAGCGCATTGTCAGGCTCGATCGCAATCCGTGACAATATGAACTTGCCCGCGGGCGCTTACCTCAATGTGCAGCTCAAAAACATCACGCGACCGTTCTATGAGGTCGGCGGAGGGAGCACCACCGTGGCCGTGCAAGGCTTTGGGCCATTTGCGTATGAACTCAATGTCGATCCACGTTATGTGTCGCCCAGCGATCAGTACCAACTGATTGCAACGATCACCTATGGAGCACAAATTCTCTACCAACTCAACAACCCGCCTACGCTCAACGCCAGCTCGTTAGGTCAAAACTATAACTTGGTGTTGGACCGTTCTGGTGGCATCTCGACGGCCGGCTCGTCTGTCAGTGCCGCTTATCCACCCTCGTTCGGTGGTTCCAGTGAAGCCATTAGCAAACTCTTTTTGCAATACTTGGGTCGCGCTCCTTCGTCCGCGGAATTGGTTGGATGGCAAGGCTACTTGAGCCAAGGAAATTCGCTCGACGCATTGAAAGTGGGAATCCTTTCCAGCATCAAGTATCGAGAGATGTTTCGAGGCGATGACGCAGCGTATGTGCAAAGCTTGGTGACGGCCTTGGTGAACCGAACACCAAACCAACAAGAACTCAGTTTCTGGTTGGGACGGCTGCAAGCGACCGGATCGGCGGAGACCGTTGCCCGTGAAATATTGGATCAACGGCGCTAA
- a CDS encoding ABC transporter permease: MSDWASAWSLRWNILKMALAERVAYRGDFAIGTLMRFLPIVTQIFLWWAIFQSLDPDSPKTATLSGYTFQDMVAYYLLTMVGRAFSSMPGLSSSIALKVRDGEIKKFLVQPVDLLSFLFWSRVAHKLAYYTIATLPFALVFFLCRDYFTRGWPEPEVLFAFVGSLVFSFALGFYLETCIGLVGFWMLEVSSLLFVYMLFQFFLSGHMFPLDILPEPFATIVGYLPIKYLAYFPAAVFLGKVTGTALAIDMAMLIGWTFFFFILSRVLYAAGLKRYSGFGG, encoded by the coding sequence ATGAGCGACTGGGCCAGCGCGTGGAGCTTGCGATGGAATATCCTCAAAATGGCTTTGGCAGAGCGAGTCGCGTATCGAGGGGATTTCGCGATCGGCACGCTCATGCGATTCTTGCCCATCGTCACCCAGATCTTCCTCTGGTGGGCGATCTTTCAATCGCTCGATCCCGACTCTCCTAAAACTGCCACCCTCAGCGGCTACACTTTTCAAGACATGGTCGCCTACTACTTGCTCACCATGGTGGGGCGTGCCTTTTCGTCGATGCCAGGACTTTCGTCGAGCATCGCTCTCAAAGTGCGCGATGGCGAGATCAAAAAGTTCTTGGTGCAACCCGTTGATTTGCTTTCCTTTCTTTTTTGGTCTCGTGTTGCGCATAAACTGGCTTACTACACCATCGCCACTCTCCCCTTCGCGCTCGTGTTTTTCCTGTGTCGTGACTACTTCACGCGCGGATGGCCAGAACCTGAAGTGCTATTCGCATTCGTCGGCTCACTGGTCTTCAGCTTTGCGCTTGGGTTCTATCTTGAGACTTGCATCGGACTGGTAGGATTTTGGATGCTCGAGGTTTCGTCGCTTCTTTTTGTCTATATGCTCTTTCAATTCTTTCTATCGGGTCACATGTTCCCGCTCGACATTCTCCCCGAGCCGTTTGCGACGATTGTCGGCTATTTGCCCATCAAGTATCTCGCCTACTTCCCCGCAGCCGTGTTCCTTGGCAAGGTGACAGGAACCGCCTTGGCGATCGACATGGCCATGCTCATCGGATGGACCTTTTTCTTTTTCATACTGAGCCGCGTGCTCTATGCCGCGGGGTTGAAACGCTACAGCGGATTCGGCGGCTGA
- a CDS encoding YgiQ family radical SAM protein, translated as MEREERAPHGPLGKAPLPMSMEEARARGWDELDVVFVTGDAYIDHPSFAMSILGRVLEAAGYRVGIISQPDWQSCEEWKRFGRPKLFFAISAGNMDSMINHYTANKKVRNDDAYSPGGRIGLRPDRATLAYCQRAREAYKGVPVIAGGVEASLRRFAHYDYWSDKVRKSILLDSKADLVAFGMGENSIIEMARRLEAGETVKDLRDMRGVAYALGASEALPSDALEMPCFEEVVSDKVRFSLATRIIHNETNPLNARRLMQRHGTQVIVANPPQLPISQEAMDRIYGLPYTRKPHPSYTEPIPAFNMIKNSVTIMRGCFGGCTFCSITAHQGRIIQSRSKESILQEIQGMTADPEFKGIVSDIGGPTANMYQMRCTKPDVEAVCRRQSCVHPKICKLLGVDHTPVMELMRESRETPGIKKVLVASGIRMDLARQSPEYIQELTKHHVGGHLKVAPEHVDPDVLYKMRKPANDDFEFFTEQFKEASEEAGKKQFIIPYFIASHPGSSIESMIELALFLKRNGYKPDQVQDFIPAPLDVATSMYYTGLDPFNLKPVYIAKALRDRKSQRALMQFFKPENYFEVREALRSVNRSDLIGEGCDCLIPSRPPKEALEKRRADANQRFRGEYVHTIPKANSQPSDAPESRPSDNASSANQTRKRKGPRKEQRSTAAQSGKKPNAGYRPGRRVK; from the coding sequence ATGGAGCGAGAAGAGCGAGCGCCCCATGGACCGCTGGGGAAAGCTCCCTTGCCGATGAGCATGGAGGAGGCACGAGCTCGCGGCTGGGACGAATTGGATGTCGTTTTCGTCACCGGCGACGCCTATATCGATCATCCGAGTTTCGCCATGTCGATCCTAGGGCGGGTGCTCGAGGCGGCCGGATATCGAGTGGGGATCATCAGCCAACCCGATTGGCAGTCCTGCGAGGAGTGGAAGCGCTTCGGGCGCCCGAAACTTTTTTTTGCGATTTCTGCTGGCAACATGGACAGCATGATCAATCACTACACGGCGAACAAAAAGGTTCGTAACGACGATGCCTATTCCCCTGGAGGTCGAATTGGTCTGCGTCCTGATCGCGCGACCCTCGCCTACTGCCAGCGGGCCCGCGAAGCGTACAAGGGGGTTCCGGTCATCGCCGGGGGTGTTGAAGCCTCGCTGCGTCGCTTCGCTCATTACGATTACTGGAGCGATAAAGTTCGCAAGAGTATCTTGCTCGATAGCAAGGCGGATTTGGTCGCATTTGGGATGGGAGAAAACTCGATCATCGAGATGGCTCGCCGACTGGAAGCGGGCGAAACGGTCAAAGATCTGCGAGATATGCGAGGGGTCGCTTACGCCCTCGGCGCCTCGGAGGCCCTCCCGTCGGACGCTCTCGAGATGCCTTGCTTTGAGGAAGTCGTTTCGGACAAAGTACGTTTCTCCCTCGCGACCCGGATTATCCATAACGAGACCAATCCACTCAATGCTCGCAGATTGATGCAGCGACATGGCACGCAAGTCATCGTGGCCAACCCGCCGCAACTCCCCATCAGCCAGGAAGCGATGGACCGTATCTACGGCCTTCCCTACACGCGAAAGCCCCATCCGAGTTACACCGAGCCGATCCCCGCCTTCAACATGATCAAGAATTCCGTCACGATCATGCGAGGATGCTTCGGCGGCTGCACATTTTGCTCGATCACGGCCCACCAAGGGCGAATCATTCAATCTCGCTCGAAGGAGTCTATCCTCCAGGAAATCCAAGGCATGACGGCCGACCCGGAATTCAAGGGGATCGTGAGCGATATCGGTGGCCCGACAGCAAACATGTACCAAATGCGTTGCACCAAGCCCGATGTCGAAGCGGTTTGCCGGCGCCAGTCCTGCGTCCACCCAAAGATCTGCAAACTCCTCGGAGTCGACCATACTCCCGTGATGGAATTGATGCGGGAGTCTCGGGAGACGCCGGGCATCAAAAAGGTCCTGGTCGCCAGCGGCATCCGTATGGACTTGGCACGCCAGTCTCCGGAGTACATCCAGGAACTAACCAAACACCACGTGGGAGGCCATCTCAAGGTTGCTCCCGAACACGTCGATCCGGACGTCCTCTATAAAATGCGCAAGCCCGCAAATGACGACTTTGAGTTCTTTACGGAGCAATTCAAAGAGGCGTCCGAAGAAGCCGGCAAGAAACAATTCATCATCCCGTACTTCATCGCCTCTCACCCCGGTAGCTCGATCGAGTCGATGATTGAATTGGCATTGTTCCTCAAACGAAACGGTTACAAACCGGATCAAGTCCAAGACTTCATTCCAGCGCCGCTCGACGTGGCCACCAGCATGTACTACACGGGCTTGGATCCGTTCAATCTCAAACCCGTTTACATCGCGAAAGCACTTCGGGATCGAAAATCTCAACGCGCGTTGATGCAGTTCTTCAAACCCGAGAATTACTTCGAGGTCCGAGAGGCGCTTCGGTCGGTCAACCGTTCCGATCTGATCGGGGAGGGCTGCGACTGTCTCATCCCGTCCCGCCCCCCGAAGGAGGCGCTCGAAAAACGACGAGCCGATGCGAATCAACGCTTTCGGGGTGAATACGTTCACACCATTCCCAAAGCGAACTCGCAACCATCGGATGCACCCGAGTCCCGGCCGTCCGATAACGCTTCCTCTGCAAACCAAACCAGAAAACGAAAAGGCCCCCGAAAAGAGCAACGATCGACCGCTGCTCAGAGCGGTAAGAAGCCCAACGCAGGCTACCGACCGGGCCGCCGGGTAAAGTAA
- the gap gene encoding type I glyceraldehyde-3-phosphate dehydrogenase codes for MTVRIAINGFGRIGRLTFRNLMSRSSEFEVVAVNDLTDNAMLATLLKYDSIHGRYNGTVSYDDKHLIVDGKKILALAEKDPTKLPWGENNIDIVIESTGFFTGRAKDGKPGYDSHLTAGAKRVVLSAPAKDGADLTCVLGVNDDKLTKDLKCISNASCTTNCLAPVAKVLNETFGIETGLMTTVHAYTNDQRVQDMPHADAYRARAAALNIIPTTTGAASAVGLVIPELKGKLTGIAMRVPVPTGSVVDLTANLKKDATVAEINAAMKAAAEGPLKGILCYTEDPIVSSDIIDDSHSSIFAADFTQVLGDKGKLVKVVSWYDNEWGYSCRTADLCARLAKLL; via the coding sequence GTGACAGTTCGAATCGCAATTAACGGGTTTGGTCGTATCGGTCGATTGACATTCCGCAACTTGATGAGCCGATCGAGCGAGTTCGAAGTTGTTGCCGTCAATGACTTGACCGACAACGCAATGCTCGCAACTCTTCTAAAGTACGACAGCATTCACGGTCGCTACAACGGCACAGTAAGCTACGACGACAAGCACTTGATCGTCGACGGCAAGAAGATCCTGGCGTTGGCCGAAAAGGATCCGACCAAGTTGCCTTGGGGCGAAAATAACATCGACATCGTGATCGAGAGCACCGGATTTTTCACCGGTCGGGCAAAGGACGGTAAGCCAGGTTACGATTCCCACCTTACAGCGGGTGCTAAGCGAGTCGTGTTGAGCGCCCCTGCCAAGGATGGAGCCGATTTGACGTGTGTTCTCGGGGTTAACGACGACAAACTAACGAAAGATCTCAAGTGTATCTCCAACGCATCCTGCACGACAAATTGCTTGGCACCTGTCGCCAAGGTTCTCAACGAGACCTTCGGTATCGAGACCGGCTTGATGACCACCGTTCATGCTTACACGAACGATCAACGCGTTCAGGATATGCCGCACGCCGATGCGTATCGCGCACGAGCCGCCGCTCTGAACATCATCCCTACGACGACTGGAGCAGCTTCGGCAGTTGGTTTGGTCATTCCTGAATTGAAGGGCAAGCTCACCGGTATCGCGATGCGAGTTCCAGTTCCAACCGGTTCGGTTGTCGACTTGACCGCTAACCTCAAAAAGGATGCCACCGTCGCAGAAATCAACGCCGCGATGAAGGCGGCTGCGGAAGGTCCACTCAAGGGAATTCTTTGCTACACCGAAGATCCCATCGTTTCCAGCGATATCATCGATGATTCCCACAGCAGCATCTTCGCCGCAGACTTCACCCAAGTCCTCGGTGACAAAGGCAAGCTGGTTAAGGTGGTTTCCTGGTACGACAACGAATGGGGTTACAGCTGCCGAACCGCCGACCTTTGCGCTCGTTTGGCAAAGCTTCTCTAA